From Salinibacterium sp. ZJ450, one genomic window encodes:
- a CDS encoding NAD(P)-binding domain-containing protein: protein MGTDVAVIGLGNLGAGLVRALTAAGLSVTVWNRTPGRLDGLAPLKIRFAESAVDAASSSETIIMAVSDYDAARHLLDEIGGANLSGRLILQWMGGTPDEARALGDRLANYRARVVDVLLLSYPSDLESSAVVYVAGASEDVALAASLVFSRTQWIWTNVGQDLGRAKAMGHILEPMIDHAVEGFLIGAALAEHEGMGMLEYFEASRTAIGVAAQTLEGTAALIDSGTYISGQMTLTLWSAGLDRQIAHAEKYGIDVTTLRHIRAQMDQRIAAGFGNEDIAGLHAVIRGSSAFGTEKTTAD, encoded by the coding sequence ATGGGAACAGACGTCGCGGTGATCGGCTTGGGAAATCTGGGGGCGGGGCTGGTTCGTGCGCTCACCGCGGCCGGTCTTTCCGTCACGGTATGGAACCGAACCCCCGGGCGGCTCGATGGCCTCGCGCCACTAAAAATCCGTTTCGCGGAATCGGCGGTTGACGCGGCCTCTTCGTCCGAGACGATCATAATGGCGGTCTCCGACTACGACGCCGCCCGCCATCTTCTGGACGAGATCGGTGGCGCCAATCTGTCCGGCCGCCTCATCCTTCAATGGATGGGCGGAACGCCGGACGAGGCGCGCGCACTCGGTGATCGCCTCGCCAACTACCGCGCACGTGTCGTCGACGTCCTTCTGCTCTCATACCCCAGCGATCTCGAATCGTCGGCAGTTGTCTACGTCGCAGGTGCCAGCGAGGATGTAGCTCTGGCTGCCAGTCTGGTTTTCAGTCGCACGCAATGGATTTGGACGAACGTGGGACAAGACCTAGGACGAGCGAAAGCGATGGGACACATCCTTGAGCCCATGATCGACCATGCTGTGGAGGGGTTCCTCATCGGTGCCGCCCTGGCTGAACACGAGGGCATGGGGATGCTGGAGTACTTCGAGGCAAGCCGCACGGCCATCGGTGTGGCCGCTCAAACGCTCGAAGGCACGGCAGCCCTCATCGATTCCGGCACATACATCAGCGGCCAGATGACGCTGACCCTCTGGTCCGCGGGCCTCGACCGACAGATCGCCCACGCAGAGAAATACGGCATCGACGTGACCACACTGCGACACATCAGGGCCCAGATGGACCAGCGAATAGCCGCAGGATTCGGGAACGAGGACATCGCCGGACTACACGCCGTAATCCGTGGGTCGAGTGCGTTCGGCACCGAAAAAACTACTGCGGATTGA
- a CDS encoding extracellular solute-binding protein: MYTRNLAVTAAAMVCLLTLASCSADSGGSTAEGETDGGQLVFVNYGGESLKAAEAGWIDPFSKATGFDVVTDSPSDFAKIRTMVEGGRTTWDVVEIDTAVGGGQCGVLFEERPADLDLSEVNPAYITDECMVPIMVQAVGVVYNKKLYGDTPPTRPEDFLDMEKYPGKRIAFNYPAGTLEPMLMADGVAPEDVVPIQWDHVEGIFDRLGDDLILMSQHTQVVAALEAGDFGMCLCYLGRAATAAENGADIAVLWDKLYVAAGGAYAVKGSSNPDAQWAFLQHLATSEGQNPFYEMMPYGPTTTGEPPAVKDVYKEFMPSFHEDKIRVTYPYDVPYWSENIDQAMNEWTRVTSGG; this comes from the coding sequence ATGTACACACGCAATCTCGCGGTAACTGCGGCGGCTATGGTCTGTCTGCTGACTCTCGCTTCATGTTCTGCCGACAGTGGTGGCTCGACCGCGGAGGGTGAGACGGATGGCGGGCAGCTGGTCTTCGTCAATTACGGTGGCGAATCACTGAAGGCCGCGGAGGCCGGTTGGATCGATCCCTTCTCAAAGGCGACGGGTTTTGACGTCGTGACTGACAGCCCGAGCGACTTCGCCAAGATTCGAACAATGGTTGAAGGTGGCCGTACCACTTGGGACGTTGTGGAAATCGATACGGCGGTTGGCGGAGGACAGTGCGGTGTGCTCTTCGAGGAGCGGCCTGCCGACCTCGACCTGAGCGAGGTGAACCCTGCCTACATCACCGACGAGTGCATGGTGCCGATCATGGTGCAGGCAGTCGGCGTGGTCTACAACAAAAAGCTTTATGGGGATACCCCGCCGACGCGACCAGAAGACTTCTTGGACATGGAGAAGTACCCCGGTAAGCGGATTGCATTCAACTACCCAGCGGGAACATTGGAGCCAATGCTCATGGCCGATGGCGTGGCTCCTGAGGATGTCGTTCCCATCCAATGGGATCACGTTGAAGGGATCTTCGACCGCCTTGGAGACGATCTCATTCTGATGTCTCAGCACACCCAGGTGGTAGCTGCGCTCGAGGCTGGAGACTTTGGGATGTGCCTTTGCTACCTCGGCAGGGCTGCTACGGCAGCAGAGAACGGCGCCGATATCGCTGTCCTTTGGGACAAGCTGTACGTGGCAGCCGGCGGAGCCTATGCGGTCAAGGGGTCCAGCAACCCGGACGCGCAATGGGCGTTCCTCCAGCACCTCGCCACTTCAGAGGGGCAGAATCCGTTCTACGAGATGATGCCGTACGGCCCCACCACGACGGGCGAGCCGCCCGCCGTCAAGGACGTATATAAGGAATTCATGCCGTCCTTTCATGAGGACAAAATCCGGGTTACCTATCCTTATGACGTGCCCTACTGGTCTGAAAACATCGACCAGGCGATGAACGAGTGGACGAGGGTTACCAGCGGAGGCTGA
- the lhgO gene encoding L-2-hydroxyglutarate oxidase: MSEAIGVIGGGIVGIAIARALVARGIGEVTVLEKEERVATHQTGHNSGVVHAGLYYAPRSLKALLCQAGRSLLYEYCTQKRLPYREIGKLVVALNENELPALAEIERRSHQNRVPDLSRIEGTEQLREIEPNVAGIAAVHSPHTAVVDYSAITEAMSNDVRSGGGEVLFGHQVTGLRLDGSRVVVTTQVDERVFDRVIACAGLQSDVVARMIGADPSPKILPFRGEYWSLASDRTDLVRGMIYPVPDPRFPFLGIHFTRGIYNDVQVGPNAVPALAREGYGWRNISVRDTWESLRWPGAPTLAREHWRMGVSEISGSLLKPLYHRRAQRFIPDLRMQDLYERSAAGVRAQAWGRDGSLIDDFAVDQIGPVTLLRNAPSPAATSSIAIADYVLDHYLSTLAV; this comes from the coding sequence GTGAGCGAGGCTATTGGCGTAATCGGCGGTGGGATAGTCGGTATTGCCATCGCCCGCGCACTCGTTGCCAGAGGCATAGGTGAGGTCACAGTTCTTGAGAAGGAGGAGCGCGTTGCCACTCATCAAACTGGACACAACTCAGGCGTTGTCCATGCCGGCTTGTACTACGCGCCCCGTTCGCTCAAAGCTCTGTTGTGCCAGGCCGGGCGCTCCCTCCTGTATGAGTACTGCACGCAGAAGCGTCTGCCGTACCGTGAGATCGGTAAGCTTGTCGTTGCCCTCAACGAGAACGAGCTACCTGCACTCGCAGAGATCGAGCGCCGTTCGCATCAGAATCGGGTCCCCGACCTTTCTCGCATCGAAGGGACCGAGCAGCTTCGCGAGATTGAGCCTAATGTCGCTGGCATTGCTGCCGTCCACTCGCCCCACACAGCTGTTGTGGACTACTCGGCGATCACTGAGGCCATGTCAAATGATGTGCGTTCAGGGGGCGGGGAGGTACTGTTCGGTCACCAGGTAACTGGACTCCGGCTCGACGGCTCGCGCGTCGTAGTCACCACTCAGGTTGATGAGCGCGTTTTCGACCGGGTGATCGCGTGCGCGGGGCTGCAGTCCGATGTTGTCGCGCGCATGATCGGCGCCGATCCTTCGCCGAAAATACTGCCTTTCCGTGGCGAGTACTGGTCGCTGGCTTCGGACCGAACGGATCTGGTGCGCGGAATGATCTATCCGGTTCCGGACCCGCGCTTTCCGTTCCTCGGCATCCACTTCACTCGGGGAATCTACAACGACGTGCAGGTCGGCCCGAACGCCGTTCCCGCCCTGGCCCGCGAGGGTTACGGGTGGCGCAACATTTCGGTGCGGGACACGTGGGAGTCGCTCCGCTGGCCGGGCGCACCAACCCTGGCACGCGAGCACTGGCGCATGGGTGTGAGCGAGATCTCCGGTTCGCTCCTCAAGCCGCTCTACCACCGACGGGCACAACGCTTTATTCCTGACTTGCGGATGCAGGACCTGTATGAACGGTCCGCCGCTGGTGTCCGGGCGCAGGCCTGGGGTCGGGACGGATCGCTCATCGATGACTTCGCCGTGGATCAAATCGGGCCTGTGACGTTGCTGCGCAATGCGCCGTCACCGGCGGCGACGTCATCCATCGCGATCGCCGATTACGTCCTTGACCACTACCTATCTACCCTCGCCGTATGA
- a CDS encoding APC family permease, which translates to MTDVVPTAPLTDAATTGRESERGLRGSIGTPSVVFITLACMSPLTAAAGYLALVVAFGNGVGAPFMYLTVGVVAALFAVGFLAMVKDLARPGGLYAYITAGLGRLVGLGAGYVAIVTYLFAEVGLAIFGGISLSFVVSDAMGGPEIAWYWFALLFIVLATVAAYFNISLSAKLLSAILIVEILFVLAFDLVVLLNAGPANYDGAGASFSLSGLLSGSVALGFLFVLSQFSGFESPALYYEEMRDPVKSVPRATYSIIVIIAVMYCFTVWAIIVGFGASTALEDISADSSGAFAVLFSDYLSAALYKVCAIFIQTGILASLLAGNNLLSRYMFNMGVDGVLPDFLGRANRRTGSPATASVAVGGILFAIVVVTAVIGGDPNQLLALLSGTGTYGFLVLFLLGSVSVVFYFSRKRGVPAARRAVYIGTSLVTAGTFAAVIFYVSSNLSVLVGENDAFGVMLQVIIWAAFIVGAAYATYLSVRRRDIFVRIGRQEVPENI; encoded by the coding sequence ATGACCGACGTAGTTCCCACGGCTCCTCTGACGGATGCCGCGACGACCGGCAGAGAGAGCGAGCGAGGCCTGCGCGGCTCGATCGGAACGCCGAGTGTTGTGTTCATCACCTTGGCGTGTATGTCTCCCCTCACAGCGGCCGCGGGATATCTCGCGCTTGTCGTCGCCTTCGGTAACGGCGTCGGAGCTCCCTTCATGTATCTCACTGTGGGTGTCGTGGCTGCGCTCTTCGCAGTTGGTTTCCTCGCCATGGTGAAGGACCTCGCTCGGCCCGGTGGTCTCTATGCCTATATCACGGCGGGCCTAGGCAGGCTGGTCGGTCTCGGCGCCGGCTACGTGGCGATCGTTACGTACCTCTTCGCCGAGGTCGGTCTTGCGATTTTCGGCGGCATATCACTCAGTTTTGTAGTCAGTGATGCAATGGGCGGCCCCGAGATTGCCTGGTACTGGTTCGCCCTCCTGTTTATTGTCCTGGCGACCGTGGCCGCCTACTTCAACATCTCCCTTAGCGCGAAGCTATTGAGTGCCATCCTGATTGTCGAGATCCTCTTCGTTCTGGCGTTTGACCTCGTGGTTCTGCTCAATGCTGGGCCCGCCAACTATGACGGCGCTGGCGCGTCGTTCTCGCTGTCGGGTCTGCTCTCAGGCTCTGTGGCGCTGGGCTTCTTGTTTGTGCTTTCACAATTCTCGGGCTTTGAGAGCCCGGCTCTGTACTACGAGGAGATGCGTGATCCAGTGAAGTCGGTTCCGCGCGCCACCTACTCCATCATCGTAATCATCGCCGTGATGTACTGCTTTACAGTCTGGGCAATCATCGTCGGTTTCGGGGCGTCGACCGCCCTCGAAGACATCAGCGCCGACTCATCAGGCGCATTCGCGGTCCTTTTCTCGGATTATCTCAGTGCCGCGCTCTACAAGGTCTGTGCCATTTTCATCCAGACTGGCATCTTGGCCTCGCTGCTCGCCGGAAACAATCTGTTGAGCCGTTACATGTTCAACATGGGTGTGGACGGTGTGCTTCCGGACTTCTTGGGCCGGGCTAATAGGCGCACCGGCTCACCCGCGACGGCGTCGGTGGCCGTCGGGGGCATTCTCTTTGCCATCGTTGTGGTGACCGCCGTTATCGGCGGAGATCCCAATCAGCTCCTCGCCCTCCTGAGCGGAACTGGCACATACGGGTTCCTCGTCTTGTTCCTGCTCGGCAGTGTCTCTGTTGTGTTCTACTTCTCGAGGAAGCGCGGCGTTCCAGCGGCCCGGCGGGCGGTTTACATCGGCACTTCACTGGTCACCGCGGGCACATTCGCCGCAGTCATCTTCTATGTCAGCAGTAACCTCAGCGTTCTTGTGGGCGAAAACGATGCTTTCGGTGTGATGCTGCAGGTGATCATCTGGGCAGCGTTCATCGTCGGAGCTGCCTACGCGACGTATTTATCGGTTCGCCGGCGTGATATTTTCGTGCGGATCGGCCGCCAGGAAGTCCCAGAGAACATCTGA
- a CDS encoding NAD(P)/FAD-dependent oxidoreductase — MSETSAGRLDADVIVIGAGIAGLIAARELREAGRDVLVVEARDRVGGRVKSSTFAGVAIDEGGNAFSPTFQPHMTAEMDRYGIETIKITGDASGFRTRGAGKLFVGAGPVPVEEYASLERALYHLREGVERVRLDIPFDEQDIRDLDVSFADYFAPLNLPPATLDFVNSWAVHCNCNDPKDLSILHMMRWFAGFGNSIWNYYGGAADTKPRRAQAYIDALAKDAGERVHLNTVVQRIEQIDTHVEVTTRDGRLLTAEQIVMATPLNTWRDIEFSPALSEGKQTVVNEGQLGGGHKFFVQARNVPTFGFASSYELGIGVLLPMGTQADGTSVLVGFLDADRLDVTDKAAIQKAIDGLFPGAEVVAVESYDWVQDEFARGSLVAFRPGQLTRLDSATRSAEGRVVFATSEISQTWSGWIEGAIETALAAVRELESARSVTV, encoded by the coding sequence ATGTCCGAAACATCAGCAGGCAGACTTGACGCCGACGTTATCGTCATCGGCGCAGGAATCGCAGGCCTCATCGCGGCTCGCGAGCTGCGCGAGGCGGGCCGCGACGTGCTCGTCGTAGAGGCACGCGACCGGGTCGGAGGCCGAGTCAAGTCGTCCACGTTCGCCGGGGTCGCCATCGACGAGGGCGGAAACGCCTTCTCGCCGACCTTCCAGCCGCACATGACGGCGGAGATGGACCGGTACGGGATTGAGACGATAAAGATCACCGGTGATGCTAGCGGCTTCCGTACCCGCGGGGCGGGCAAGCTGTTCGTCGGCGCGGGCCCCGTACCCGTGGAAGAGTACGCGAGCCTCGAGCGGGCGCTTTACCACCTCCGCGAGGGAGTCGAACGCGTGCGTCTCGACATTCCGTTCGACGAGCAGGATATCCGGGATCTTGACGTCTCGTTCGCGGACTACTTCGCACCACTGAATCTTCCGCCGGCCACCTTGGACTTCGTCAATTCTTGGGCGGTTCACTGCAACTGCAACGACCCCAAGGATCTCTCCATCTTGCATATGATGCGGTGGTTCGCCGGCTTCGGCAACAGCATCTGGAACTACTACGGGGGTGCGGCCGACACGAAGCCGCGCCGCGCCCAGGCGTACATCGACGCCCTTGCCAAGGACGCAGGCGAGCGCGTGCACCTGAACACAGTGGTTCAGCGGATCGAGCAAATCGACACGCATGTTGAGGTGACCACACGGGACGGCCGTCTGCTCACTGCCGAGCAGATCGTCATGGCCACCCCGCTCAACACCTGGCGAGACATCGAATTCTCTCCGGCCCTGAGTGAGGGCAAGCAGACCGTCGTCAATGAGGGCCAGCTCGGTGGGGGTCACAAGTTCTTCGTGCAGGCACGTAATGTGCCGACTTTCGGATTCGCCTCATCGTACGAGCTGGGGATCGGGGTCCTACTACCGATGGGCACCCAGGCCGATGGCACGTCGGTACTCGTCGGGTTCCTCGATGCCGACAGGCTCGACGTCACCGACAAGGCAGCGATCCAAAAGGCGATCGATGGCCTCTTCCCCGGCGCTGAGGTCGTGGCCGTCGAGTCATACGACTGGGTCCAGGATGAGTTCGCGCGCGGCAGCCTCGTCGCCTTCCGTCCCGGCCAGCTCACACGACTCGACAGCGCGACGCGCAGCGCCGAGGGCCGGGTGGTGTTTGCAACATCGGAGATTTCGCAGACGTGGTCCGGATGGATCGAAGGCGCGATCGAGACGGCGCTTGCGGCCGTGCGCGAGCTGGAATCCGCGCGTTCCGTAACGGTGTAA